The Cylindrospermum stagnale PCC 7417 genome segment TGCTGTGCTTGGGTAAGGGCGAGAGGAAAGAGGGTGACACCCAACGCCAATAAAATGGATAAAGCCAATAAAAATACTAAGATAGCAACTGGTTCTCGCCTAGCACCGTGACGTTCCATCCAACTAACGGGGTAGTTGAGCAGAAATGCTAGCACCGAGGCTCCGACTAAAATGACTATCAGAGAGTGAAAGTAACTAAAAATTGCCGAAAGCGCCCAACCATTAAGAACTAACAGCGGTGCGAATAGCGCGATCGCCCCGATTTGCGCTATTGGTGTGAGTGTCTGCCACCAGTCGAGTAGCTTGCGTGTCTGCATTTTCAGCTGATTGCGCGATACAACTAAATAGAATTCTCTTTACAGCTTATTATCTCTAACTTAATGACTGTGATTCATCCTTTTAGTTTAGGATTAGACTCTAACCAACATGGAAAATCTCCAACCAATTGGCAATCCGCCAACCGATGAAGACGCAGTCACCTCTAAAGGACTGCTGCTTTTGTACTTGATTCCTGTCATTGGCTTTTTCCCGTCTCTGTGGACTCTCTATCGCCGTCAGGGCAGTCGGGAACAAGTGGCCGTGAGTCGTCTGTCTACAAGTTTGGGGCTTATCTGGATGTTGGTATACCTCTTATTAACAACCGGGGCAGCAACTTCAGAATTTTTCACACTACGTCTGTTAATCCTCAATAGCTTTTTCACATCTGGCTACTTTTTAGTCAGTGTCTGGTTAATTTTTCGCCTGATTCAGGGCAAGTCTGTGCGCTTACCATTCGTGAGTAACTTTGCTAATCGCTTGCTGGGTAAGTACTTGTCTTAATTTTTTAGGGTGATTGTTTTGACAGTATTTTTACTTGTGTAGCAACAAATTAGAAATTATCTACCAACGACTCTGGTCAAATCCGGTTTATTATTGCCATACTTCAATCAACATCTCCGGGTTGGCAGCAAAACAGTAGAAAGATCCCTATAAATGTTGTGGTTAATACGACAGTTAATCAAGAGTTAGCTATTATGAGTTGATTTGTCTGCATATATTGAGTTTACAAATTTAGCGAATTTGAGCAGTTAAGTGTGAGGAATTCTGTGACCAGTCAAAGAACATCGGCAGAAGATAACCAATCGGCAAAAACTAAATCCAGAAGCAAAAATTATCGAAATTCAAAATCTGGACGCTGGCTGTGGTTTGCGGTGGGTATGGGCGGTATTGCAATGGTGTCAGGAATGGCGGGGGCGCTATTGGCGGTTTCCTGGGACAGTACGCCTTTGCAGCAAGCCCAGCTTAGTCCACAAGAGGAGGCGGTATTTGATGGCGATCGCATTTCTGGCAACGGGATGCGATTTTCACAATTAACTCGCCCTGTGAATATCTTAGTTATGGGAATGAGTGTACTCCCGCCAGATGTGCAAAACCCTCCCCCTGACGCTCAAAATCTTGGTTATCTACCCCAGGTAAATTCCTTTGATGGTCTTGCCGATGTGATGCTCTTGGTCAAATTTGATCCAGACACGAAAAAAATAGTTATGCTTTCTGTTCCCAGAGATACTCGTACAGAGATTGAAGGACATGGAAGAAAAAAAATTAACGCTGCTAACGTTGATGGTGGGCCAGCCTTGACTGCCAAAACAGTCAGTAACCTCTTAGATGGGGTGGGTATTGACCGCTATGTGCGGATTAATGTTTTGGGCGTTGGTAAACTGATTGATGCTTTGGGTGGGGTGACATACTACGTCCCCAAAGATATGAAATATCGGGATGAATCCCAGCACTTATATATTAATTTGAAGGCGGGTAAGCAGCATCTCAACGGCGAGCAAACCCTGCAATTACTGCGCTATCGCCATGACGAACTCGGAGATATCGGTCGGATTCAACGCCAGCAGTCGGTGATGCGGGCCTTGATTGAGCAAACTCTCAACCCCGCAACCTTGACTCAATTACCCGAAATTCTCGAAGTAGTCAAAGAAAACATTGATACCAACTTGACGGTTGAAGAGTTAGTGGCGTTAGTCGGTTTCGGGGTGCGAACAAATCGCTCGAATATGCAGATGTTAATGTTACCAGGTCGCTTTAGTGAAAACGGCGAGTATGATGCTAGCTATTGGGTGCCCAATAAAAAAAGTATTTCTAAAGTAATGGCCCAGCACTTTGGATTAAGTACAACTACAGAATCACTAGAGGTAACTGAACCAGGTTCCTTACGAGTCGCAATTCAAGATAGCACAGGTGGCGATCGCTCAAGTCTGCGACCCCTGATTAGAACGCTGGAAAAAGCTGGGTATCGCAACATCTTTGTTTCTAGACCATTGGGTGAACCTTTAGAAGTGACTCACGTTGTTGCCCAACAAGGAGATGGCGACAGCGCCGAATCAATTCGCAACACTTTGGGGTTTGGAGAAGTGCGCGTAGAAAGTACTGGTAATATCGGCTCAGATATTAGTATCCAGGTAGGTCAAGATTGGTTGCAACAACAATCTATTCTCCAGAACTCTACCCAACCCTAAGTTATGCGGTTTTTAGACATGGGCTGTGTCAAAAAATCGAATGGCGTGAGAAAAAACCTCACGCCTTTATTTTACACTCTACTAAAATTATGTTAATTAATGCAACGTCAGCATCTACCAAGAGTCGGCTGTACCTTGCTTATAAATATCACCGGTAAAAGGTTGTACACCAATAACAGGATAAGCATCATCAGTTGGGCTAAAAATCCGCATTGCAGCTTCAGAAAGATACTGGGCTATGCTGGCAAGCATTCTGGAAATAGCCATAATATTAGACTCCTTTTAAAAGTAGCCTTTGTTTGTGATATTTATACTGTAGTGCTGATATTCTCCCCGCGCTCATATTCTCAATATATTGACAATCTCTGCAATCAATTTTCAGATAACTTTGCAATACTTTATCAATAAGCTTGGTAATCTACATTGTCAGTATGCTCCAGCTAAGGGAATACCAAAAAATAAATTATCCAGTAATCATAGACTTGTAGGGACACAGCAATGCTGTGTCCCTACCGATTGGATATTTTTTTAAGCTGTTCTACACTTAGAGAAATACTATGCAGTTTATAACTACCATGAGCTATCACGATATTATTACAATTGAGCCAGATAAGCGCGGTGGCAAGCCTTGTATTCGACGGATGCGAATCACAGTGTACGATGTTCTAGGCTGGTTAGCTGCTGGTATGTCTCATACCGATATATTAGACGACTTCCCAGAATTAACAGAAGCGGATATTAGAGCTTGTCTGGAATTTGCTGCTGACCGTGAACATCGTTTAGTTGCGTCGGTAGGTGCTGGTTGAAGCTGCTTTTTGACCAAAATCTGAGTCGCAAGTTAGTGACTCGATTAGCAGATGTTTTTCCTAATTCTAGCCATGTTCAGTTTCAGGGGATGGAAGAAAGAACTGATACTGAAATATGGGAATTTGCTAGTTTTCTGAAGCAATACCTTTATTTATAAATATCTCCTCTTGCGCCAATTGTGTAAATTTCGACTTCAGCAGAATCAATATTAACTATAAATATAATGCGATAATGCGGATTTTACCAATACGCAGTCTATAAAATCCTTCCCAATCTCCTTTCATCTTTTTAATATCAAGTTCCGTGAAAGGAATAATTCCTTGTTCCTCAACAAAAATCAGGAGTTGATTGAGTTTCTCCTGAATTCTAGCAATATCTTCAATATTTGCCTTTTCTAAGAACTTAATTGCGTTCTTACGGAATTTTATGGACATGTCTCACCCAATCTGTCATATCAACTGATTCTTCAGCTTCATAGTCTGATGGTGAACCGAATTCTGCATTCAGTTCCTCTTGTTCTTCTTCACTCACGTAGGGTATGAGAACTTGGCAGAGTAACAGTCTTTCTTCTCGCAAAACTTCGCGGATGCTCTCTTTAATTAATGCTTTAAGTTCCTGAATTTCCATTAGTGGTCTCCTTTTGAAGATAAAAATATCCAGTCTTTTGATTGATCAGAAAAATGTAGATATTTTTTATGCTCCTACAGTTAATCTGGAATAGCTGTAATGAGGTGAATAGAAACTCTAGTACCAGCAATGCGAGGACGGACCCAGAGTTTCAGGTGTTTTAATAATTAATGTTCCAATATCAGTAGCTTGGATAAATATCTTAATGGATTCCTCTTGATTAATTTCTACTGACTACTAGTTTTTGCCACCTCTAACTGTTTGAGAATTGCTGCTCGAATTTTTTCATCAAAATCGGGATCTCCCGGACTTGCAATAACTGCGCGTGGACGTTGATTGAGTCTATCTAAGTATGCCTGAAGAGCGGTTTGATCTTGGCGATTTTTGAGAAAGTACTGCTTTAATTCAACATCGGACATTGCATCGTAGTTAACTTGACTCATCAAAATACCTCTCCATTGGGTACGATTTGAAATTCCAGTTCTTCGTGATATCCAGCTAAAATGTATACATTACGAGTTCTGTTATCAACGCAGATAAGATATATAGGCTGAAGCATAAGATATGTCAGCTGATAACTAAGGCGATACAAACTCTCTAATTGAGCAGCAGTAGGCATCCCAGATACTCACGACCCACGCTGCTTATTCTAACACTCGACCTTTTAGCATTGCTGTATTCCACATATTGCCTAAAAGTGACGTAAATCATTAGAAGAGGGTTAATTATTGGGATTTACCATTAATAAATGTTAAGTAGCTGATAAATACCCTGTAAATATACGGTTTGGCGAGAGTCTCCAAAATTATTCGCCCAGGAGTTGACAATAATTATGGTAGGTTCTACCATAAATCAAAAGCATTCTTGTCAGGACGCTCTTTTATGAGAACCTTGTCAGATTTGGGCTATGTACAAACCAATAATCACCAAAGCTACCAGAACCAAGATTTAAACCTTTGTGCTGAAGATTACAGCCTGTTGACTGATCTTTATCAGTTGACGATGGCAGCTTGTTACACAGGTGAAGGTATAGAACAAAAACGGGCTAGCTTTGAGTTATCTGTTAGGCGATTACCAGAGGGTTTTGGTTATTTAATCGCGATGGGGTTGGAACAAGCGATCGCATATTTAGCCAAACTCCGCTTTAGTTCTTCGCAAATATCAGCCTTACAAGCAACGGGAATTTTTGCTCAAGCACCGGAACGCTTTTGGTCACTTTTAGCCGAGGGACGCTTTACCGGAGATGTCTGGGCAGTACCAGAAGGGACAGCCGTATTTGCCAATCAGCCATTATTACGGGTGGAAGCACCCCTGTGGCAAGCCCAACTGGTGGAAACTTACCTTTTAAATACGATCAATTACCAAACCTTAATAGCTACTAGGGCAGCAAGGTTGCGCGATATTGCGGGGAAAGATGCCAGACTTTTGGAATTTGGCACCCGACGCGCTTTTAGTCCCCAAGGCTCCTTGTGGGCGGCGCGGGCGGCTTTAGCAGGTGGATTAGATGCCACCTCAAATGTGTTAGCAGCGCTAAAACTGGGACAATTACCAAGCGGGACGATGGCACACGCTTTAGTGATGGCATTGTCAGCCATCGAAGGCACTGAAGAACAGGCATTTAGCGCCTTTCATCAATATTTTCCCGGTGCGCCATTGTTGATTGATACTTACGATACAGTTGCAGCTGCCCAGACGTTAGCAGAAAAAGTAAATTCCGGCGAAATCGAATTAACAGGGGTGAGGTTAGACTCAGGAGATTTAGTTACCTTATCTAAAAAAGTGCGATCGCTACTGCCTCATGTCTCCATTTTCGCTAGCGGTGACTTGGACGAATGGGAAATAGCCCGACTCAAAGCCGAAGGTGCCCAAATTGATGGTTATGGACTGGGAACTAAACTGGTTACAGGTTCGCCTGTGAATGGAGTCTATAAACTTGTAGATATCGATGGCATCCCAGTAATGAAACAGTCCAGTGGCAAAATTACTTATCCAGGTCGAAAGCAGATTTTTCGCTCTTATGTCGAAGGTAAGGTACAAACAGATCGGTTGGGGTTAGTCGGTGAAAGTCCTATTGATCAACAACCTCTGTTGCAGTTGATAGTGAAAGAAGGTGAATCGGTGCGATCGCCTGAGACTTTAACGACAATTCGTCAACGTACCGCCGCCTCAGTTGCCAGTTTACCAGAACAGACAAGGCGTTTGCATGAGCCGATTTCTGTAAAAGTCGAGATTTCTGAAGCATTGCAGGAATTGATCAAGGAAACGCAGAAACAAACCACAGAGGCGCAGAGACACAGAGGTAAATTATGAGAATTGCTTTGTTTGGTACTAGTGCCGATCCGCCAACTGCTGGACACCAGGAAATTCTCAAGTGGTTGTCTGAGAGTTATGATTGGGTAGCAGTCTGGGCAGCAGATAATCCCTTTAAGTCCCATCAAACTGCTTTGCTTCATCGGGCGGCAATGCTACAACTGTTAATTACAGATATCAATGCGCCACAGCAGAACATTGCTTTGGAACAGGAATTAAGTAGTTTGAGGACATTGGAAACCTTAGAAAAAGCTAAAGTTCGTTGGGGAGAAGATGCTGAGTATACGTTGGTAATCGGTTCAGATTTACTGAGTCAGCTACCGCGTTGGTATCAGGTTGCAGATTTGCTAAACCAAGTGAAGCTGCTGGTAGTACCCCGACCAGGATATCCAATAGACGAGTCTGTTTTAGAGAAAATCAGAAATCTGGGAGGGAAAATTGCGATCGCCTTATTTACTGGTCTAGATGTTTCCTCGACGGCCTTTCGTACACAAGGAGATACGAGAGCCATCACACCCCCTGTAGTTGCCTATATTCATCGAGAGCATTTGTACAAATGCCAGGACGCCAGCAAAAAAAGATTCCAACTCTGCTAAATCAACAACCTTTGGCTGATTTCAAAGTCGGCGTTGATAATATAATTTTTTCTGTTGATACGGCACAAAATCGGCTGTTAGTTCTCTTAGTAATGCGACAGCAAAAACCGTTTCTCAATTATTGGAGTCTTCCCGGTACTTTAGTCCGTCAAGGAGAATCCTTAGAAGATGCAGCCTATCGCATCATGGCAGAGAAAATCAAGGTCAACAATCTCTATTTAGAGCAATTGTATACCTTTGGTGGGCCCAATCGCGATCCACGAGAAGACACTGATAGTTATGGAGTGCGTTATCTATCAGTTAGTTACTTTGCTTTGGTGAGATTTGAGGAAGCAGAATTAATTGCTGATAAAGTTACAGGCATTGCTTGGTACCCAGTCAAGCAATTACCGCAATTAGCTTTTGACCATAATGAAATTCTGTCCTATGGACACAGGCGGTTGCGAAATAAATTGGAGTATAGTCCGGTAGCTTTTGAAGTCTTGCCAGAATTGTTTACTTTGAATGATTTATATCAGTTATACACCACAGTTCTAGGAGACAACTTCGCAGATTATTCTAATTTTCGGGCGCGTCTACTCAAATTGGGTTTTTTATCTGATACCGGAACCAAGGTTTCGCGGGGTGCAGGTCGTCCCGCTAGTTTGTATAAGTTTGATGCCGAGGCTTTTGCCCCCTTAAAAGATAAACCTTTGGTGTTTATTTAACTCTGCGGTCGTGGGGGATATCTTTCCCCCGCCCTATTTGATCACTTCTGTCAAACCACATCTAAATTACAAAAAATCTTAAATCAAACTACAAAAATGAAAATTGCGATCGCTCAACTTAATCCTATAATTGGTAATTTACCAGGCAACGCCCAAAAAATTCTGGAAGCGGCACTTCAGGCAGCATCAAAGGGTGCGCGTTTGTTATTAACACCAGAATTATCATTATGCGGTTATCCACCAAGAGATTTATTGTTAGATCCTAGTTTTGTCGAAGCAATGGACATCACATTGCAACAATTAGCTAGAGATTTACCGCCCAATTTAGCTGTATTAGTAGGAACTGTTGTCCCAAATTTAAAGGCGCACGTTACTGGCGGCAAAACTTTATTTAACAGCATTGCGTTGTTAGCAGGAGGAGAGATCAAGCAAATTTTTCACAAGCGGCTTTTGCCTACCTATGATGTGTTTGACGAACGTAGATATTTTGAACCAGGTTCGCAAGCTAATCATTTCACCCTGGATAAGATCAATATCGGCATCACTATTTGTGAAGATTTGTGGAACGATGAAGAATTTTGGGGTAAACGAAGTTATGCAATCAATCCAATTGCTGATTTAGCAAATATCGGTGTGGATTTGATTGTAAATTTATCTGCCTCGCCCTACACTGTCAGCAAGCAGAAGTTTCGGGAAACCATTCTCAGGCATAGTGCCCGGCGTTTTCAACAACCAATCATCTATGCTAACCAAGTGGGGGGAAATGATGATTTAATCTTCGACGGTTACAGTTTTGCTTTGAATCGTCAAGGTGAGATGATCTGTTGTGCCCGTGGGTTTGAAACCGATTTGCTAGTAGTTGAATTTGACGAGGTGCAGCGAGATTTGCAGTTGGGTTCGGTAGCACCTGCATACCAGTCAGAAGATGAGGAAATTTGGCACGCTTTAGTTTTGGGAGTGCGCGATTATGCCCGCAAATGTCGCTTTTCTAAAGTTGTACTGGGTTTAAGTGGTGGGGTTGATTCGGCAATAGTTGCGGCGATCGCCTCAGATGCACTCGGTAAAGAAAACGTTTTCGGTGTCCTGATGCCTTCCCCCTACAGTTCCGAACATTCGATCAGCGATGCTTTGGCATTAGCCGAAAATCTGGGAATCAAGACCGATATCTTACCAATTGGCGGGTTAATGCAATCTTTTGACCAAAGTTTAGCTGAGTTATTCACCGGTACTGAGTTTGGCATCGCCGAGGAAAATCTGCAATCCCGGATTCGCGGTAATTTATTAATGGCGATCGCTAATAAATTTGGCTATCTTCTCTTATCTACCGGCAACAAGTCGGAAATGGCAGT includes the following:
- a CDS encoding type II toxin-antitoxin system RelE family toxin; this translates as MSIKFRKNAIKFLEKANIEDIARIQEKLNQLLIFVEEQGIIPFTELDIKKMKGDWEGFYRLRIGKIRIIALYL
- a CDS encoding LCP family protein, which produces MTSQRTSAEDNQSAKTKSRSKNYRNSKSGRWLWFAVGMGGIAMVSGMAGALLAVSWDSTPLQQAQLSPQEEAVFDGDRISGNGMRFSQLTRPVNILVMGMSVLPPDVQNPPPDAQNLGYLPQVNSFDGLADVMLLVKFDPDTKKIVMLSVPRDTRTEIEGHGRKKINAANVDGGPALTAKTVSNLLDGVGIDRYVRINVLGVGKLIDALGGVTYYVPKDMKYRDESQHLYINLKAGKQHLNGEQTLQLLRYRHDELGDIGRIQRQQSVMRALIEQTLNPATLTQLPEILEVVKENIDTNLTVEELVALVGFGVRTNRSNMQMLMLPGRFSENGEYDASYWVPNKKSISKVMAQHFGLSTTTESLEVTEPGSLRVAIQDSTGGDRSSLRPLIRTLEKAGYRNIFVSRPLGEPLEVTHVVAQQGDGDSAESIRNTLGFGEVRVESTGNIGSDISIQVGQDWLQQQSILQNSTQP
- a CDS encoding nicotinate phosphoribosyltransferase yields the protein MRTLSDLGYVQTNNHQSYQNQDLNLCAEDYSLLTDLYQLTMAACYTGEGIEQKRASFELSVRRLPEGFGYLIAMGLEQAIAYLAKLRFSSSQISALQATGIFAQAPERFWSLLAEGRFTGDVWAVPEGTAVFANQPLLRVEAPLWQAQLVETYLLNTINYQTLIATRAARLRDIAGKDARLLEFGTRRAFSPQGSLWAARAALAGGLDATSNVLAALKLGQLPSGTMAHALVMALSAIEGTEEQAFSAFHQYFPGAPLLIDTYDTVAAAQTLAEKVNSGEIELTGVRLDSGDLVTLSKKVRSLLPHVSIFASGDLDEWEIARLKAEGAQIDGYGLGTKLVTGSPVNGVYKLVDIDGIPVMKQSSGKITYPGRKQIFRSYVEGKVQTDRLGLVGESPIDQQPLLQLIVKEGESVRSPETLTTIRQRTAASVASLPEQTRRLHEPISVKVEISEALQELIKETQKQTTEAQRHRGKL
- a CDS encoding DUF433 domain-containing protein; its protein translation is MSYHDIITIEPDKRGGKPCIRRMRITVYDVLGWLAAGMSHTDILDDFPELTEADIRACLEFAADREHRLVASVGAG
- a CDS encoding nicotinate-nucleotide adenylyltransferase, with the protein product MRIALFGTSADPPTAGHQEILKWLSESYDWVAVWAADNPFKSHQTALLHRAAMLQLLITDINAPQQNIALEQELSSLRTLETLEKAKVRWGEDAEYTLVIGSDLLSQLPRWYQVADLLNQVKLLVVPRPGYPIDESVLEKIRNLGGKIAIALFTGLDVSSTAFRTQGDTRAITPPVVAYIHREHLYKCQDASKKRFQLC
- a CDS encoding NUDIX hydrolase, with amino-acid sequence MPGRQQKKIPTLLNQQPLADFKVGVDNIIFSVDTAQNRLLVLLVMRQQKPFLNYWSLPGTLVRQGESLEDAAYRIMAEKIKVNNLYLEQLYTFGGPNRDPREDTDSYGVRYLSVSYFALVRFEEAELIADKVTGIAWYPVKQLPQLAFDHNEILSYGHRRLRNKLEYSPVAFEVLPELFTLNDLYQLYTTVLGDNFADYSNFRARLLKLGFLSDTGTKVSRGAGRPASLYKFDAEAFAPLKDKPLVFI
- a CDS encoding NAD+ synthase, with translation MKIAIAQLNPIIGNLPGNAQKILEAALQAASKGARLLLTPELSLCGYPPRDLLLDPSFVEAMDITLQQLARDLPPNLAVLVGTVVPNLKAHVTGGKTLFNSIALLAGGEIKQIFHKRLLPTYDVFDERRYFEPGSQANHFTLDKINIGITICEDLWNDEEFWGKRSYAINPIADLANIGVDLIVNLSASPYTVSKQKFRETILRHSARRFQQPIIYANQVGGNDDLIFDGYSFALNRQGEMICCARGFETDLLVVEFDEVQRDLQLGSVAPAYQSEDEEIWHALVLGVRDYARKCRFSKVVLGLSGGVDSAIVAAIASDALGKENVFGVLMPSPYSSEHSISDALALAENLGIKTDILPIGGLMQSFDQSLAELFTGTEFGIAEENLQSRIRGNLLMAIANKFGYLLLSTGNKSEMAVGYCTLYGDMNGGLAVIADVPKTRVYSLCHWLNRHSEIIPENILTKAPSAELKPGQIDQDSLPPYEILDDILQHLIHNHQSAAQIIAAGHDAVVVDRVIQMVARAEFKRRQAPPGLKITDRAFGTGWRMPIASNWVAVKNTYQNQTIPTPTLVYWDGQDAQTRIK
- a CDS encoding DUF5615 family PIN-like protein, coding for MKLLFDQNLSRKLVTRLADVFPNSSHVQFQGMEERTDTEIWEFASFLKQYLYL
- a CDS encoding DUF6888 family protein; translation: MPTAAQLESLYRLSYQLTYLMLQPIYLICVDNRTRNVYILAGYHEELEFQIVPNGEVF
- a CDS encoding DUF6887 family protein — protein: MSQVNYDAMSDVELKQYFLKNRQDQTALQAYLDRLNQRPRAVIASPGDPDFDEKIRAAILKQLEVAKTSSQ